One Palaemon carinicauda isolate YSFRI2023 chromosome 5, ASM3689809v2, whole genome shotgun sequence DNA window includes the following coding sequences:
- the LOC137640473 gene encoding uncharacterized protein codes for MMHPRIQMMKVITWILAIGSVTYMAASEVALYYYTQDGESFCPSGPSQLQRVAGKTSTIGCAALCLQYQCQGYLMQDGECTVLGSLTVPSVGKKMIRYQRVTYSANWENAALRKATKSVGHYTGSSAMVKDMAVDGIDTGINYYHSHTSVLHPWWYVDLGENKLVNEIHVLPYGSDGQHARFFTTIEIPIGQVLPATSGDFSSWPLFAYYPGPPTKDRIYLKFSANSTQPLCGRYVSIQKIGVDPLVYYVFNEVKVFTKQRV; via the exons atGATGCACCCCCGTATTCAAATGATGAAGGTCATCACCTGGATTCTGGCGATCGGCAGTGTGACTTATATGGCCGCTTCGGAAGTGGCCTTGTACTATTACACCCAAGATGGGGAGTCCTTCTGCCCCTCAGGGCCCTCACAACTACAAAGGGTCGCAGGCAAGACGTCAACTATCGGCTGCGCTGCTTTGTGTTTGCAGTATCAATGCCAAGGGTATTTGATGCAAG ATGGTGAATGTACCGTATTGGGATCACTGACAGTGCCGTCTGTTGGTAAGAAGATGATTAGATATCAGCGGGTCACTTACTCGGCAAATTGGGAAAATGCCGCTTTGAGAAAAGCAACTAAGAGTGTGGGTCATTATACTGg TTCATCGGCCATGGTGAAAGACATGGCTGTGGACGGCATCGACACCGGGATCAACTATTACCATTCTCACACCAGTGTCCTTCATCCTTGGTGGTATGTGGACCTGGGAGAAAATAAATTGGTGAATGAAATCCATGTTTTGCCCTATGGAAGTGACGGACAGCATGCCCGTTTCTTTACTACTATTGAG atccCCATTGGCCAAGTGTTACCCGCAACCAGCGGGGACTTTTCCAGCTGGCCGTTATTCGCCTATTACCCAGGACCTCCAACGAAAGACAGGATATATTTGAAGTTCTCGGCCAACAGCACCCAACCCCTATGTGGACGTTACGTCAGCATCCAGAAAATAGGAGTGGATCCTCTGGTATATTACGTCTTCAATGAGGTCAAGGTTTTTACCAAACAAAGGGTTTAA